The following proteins are encoded in a genomic region of Chryseobacterium cucumeris:
- a CDS encoding 3'-5' exonuclease yields MDFCAIDFETATHEKSSACEMGICIVQDSKIVETKTWLIKPPSFPYFSKFNVAVHGIQPEDVKDAPTFDEIWYEAQDMMYGSLMIAHNAGFDASVLRGCLQHYGMFTPNLNYLCSIQLAKKSWNYLPKYGLKPLAEYHQIDFTHHRAGADAEVCAKISLLAFEKLFLTSNDEVNEYMKAKIKKL; encoded by the coding sequence ATGGATTTTTGTGCAATAGATTTTGAAACGGCAACACACGAGAAAAGTTCAGCGTGTGAGATGGGGATTTGTATCGTACAGGATTCTAAAATTGTAGAAACAAAGACCTGGCTGATAAAACCTCCGAGTTTTCCCTATTTCAGTAAATTCAACGTTGCGGTGCATGGAATTCAGCCGGAGGATGTAAAAGACGCCCCTACCTTTGATGAAATATGGTATGAAGCTCAGGATATGATGTACGGAAGTCTTATGATTGCTCATAATGCAGGGTTTGACGCCTCTGTTTTAAGGGGATGCCTGCAGCATTACGGAATGTTTACTCCCAACTTGAACTATCTTTGCAGTATTCAGCTTGCAAAAAAATCATGGAATTATCTTCCGAAATATGGGCTGAAGCCATTAGCAGAATATCATCAAATTGATTTTACCCATCACAGAGCAGGAGCTGATGCGGAGGTATGTGCCAAAATATCTTTACTGGCATTTGAAAAACTCTTCCTCACCAGTAATGATGAAGTAAATGAGTATATGAAAGCAAAAATTAAAAAGCTTTAG
- the odhB gene encoding 2-oxoglutarate dehydrogenase complex dihydrolipoyllysine-residue succinyltransferase — MSVLEMKVPSPGESITEVEIATWLVKDGDYVEKDQPIAEVDSDKATLELPAEQSGVITLKAEEGDVVQVGQVVCLIDMDAKKPEGAAPAAEAPKQEEAPKAAEPAKQEAPKPAAPVAAPQTYATGAPSPAAKKILDEKGMDAAQVSGTGRDGRITKTDAELAAVPALGGSPLTATGSRSTTTTKLSVLRRKIAQRLVSVKNETAMLTTFNEVDMSEIFRLRKLYKEEFAQKHGVGLGFMSFFTKAVTRALQMYPDVNASIDGDFKVNYDFCDISIAVSGPKGLMVPVLRNAENMSFSAVEANIKDLATKVRDGKITVDEMTGGTFTITNGGTFGSMMSTPIINPPQSAILGMHNIIQRPVAVDGQVVIRPMMYVAMSYDHRIIDGKESVGFLVAVKEGIDNPVEILMGGDERKGLGL; from the coding sequence ATGTCAGTTTTAGAAATGAAAGTTCCTTCACCGGGCGAATCAATTACAGAAGTTGAAATTGCAACTTGGCTTGTAAAAGATGGTGATTATGTAGAAAAAGATCAACCTATCGCCGAAGTGGATTCAGATAAAGCAACTCTTGAATTGCCTGCAGAACAAAGTGGTGTAATCACTTTAAAAGCAGAAGAAGGTGATGTGGTACAAGTAGGTCAGGTAGTTTGTTTAATTGATATGGATGCTAAAAAGCCGGAAGGTGCTGCACCTGCTGCTGAAGCTCCAAAACAGGAAGAAGCTCCGAAAGCTGCTGAACCTGCTAAACAGGAAGCTCCAAAACCTGCTGCGCCGGTAGCTGCACCACAAACTTATGCAACAGGAGCTCCATCTCCGGCTGCTAAGAAAATCCTTGATGAAAAAGGAATGGATGCTGCTCAGGTTTCAGGAACAGGAAGAGACGGAAGAATTACTAAAACTGATGCTGAATTAGCAGCAGTACCAGCATTAGGAGGAAGCCCTCTTACTGCAACAGGTTCAAGATCTACTACGACTACTAAACTTTCAGTTTTAAGAAGAAAAATTGCTCAGAGATTAGTTTCTGTGAAGAATGAGACAGCGATGTTAACTACTTTCAACGAAGTTGACATGTCTGAAATCTTCAGATTGAGAAAACTATATAAAGAAGAATTTGCTCAGAAACACGGAGTGGGACTTGGTTTCATGTCTTTCTTCACAAAGGCTGTTACAAGAGCATTGCAAATGTATCCTGATGTAAACGCATCTATCGATGGTGATTTCAAAGTAAACTATGATTTCTGCGATATTTCAATTGCGGTTTCAGGTCCTAAAGGATTAATGGTTCCTGTATTGAGAAATGCAGAAAACATGTCTTTCAGCGCTGTTGAAGCAAACATCAAAGATCTTGCTACTAAAGTAAGAGATGGTAAAATTACAGTTGACGAAATGACTGGTGGTACTTTCACCATTACAAACGGTGGTACTTTCGGATCTATGATGTCTACACCAATCATCAACCCTCCGCAATCTGCAATCTTAGGAATGCACAACATCATCCAGAGACCGGTTGCTGTTGACGGACAGGTAGTAATCAGACCAATGATGTATGTAGCTATGTCTTATGACCACAGAATTATCGATGGTAAAGAATCTGTAGGATTCCTTGTAGCGGTAAAAGAAGGTATCGACAACCCTGTTGAAATTCTAATGGGTGGTGACGAAAGAAAAGGCCTTGGATTATAG
- a CDS encoding glycosyltransferase family 2 protein, with protein MQKKLAIAILNWNGRNWLEKFLPGVVQFSQNADIYVIDNLSTDDSVEFLQKNFPTVHIIKNDKNYGFAGGYNEGLKSIRHEYYCLLNSDVEVTENWTEPVLELLENNPAISAVQPKILSFHNRSYFEFAGAAGGLIDNLGYPYCRGRVFDDLEEDKGQYNDETEIFWASGCCFFIRSKDFWEQNGFDARFFAHQEEIDLCWRLINSGKKIYYTGNSKVYHVGGGTLNKQSAQKTYLNMRNNLSMLLKNLPFSQVIWVIFFRLCLDGIAGVYFGIKYGISHLWAVLRAHFAFYGHIPGTWKLRQSHQKKVFYQSKWLIFKHFLGGR; from the coding sequence ATGCAGAAAAAACTGGCAATTGCCATCTTAAACTGGAATGGCAGAAACTGGCTTGAGAAATTTCTTCCGGGTGTAGTTCAATTTTCTCAGAATGCGGACATCTATGTGATAGACAATCTTTCTACGGATGATTCTGTTGAGTTTCTACAAAAGAATTTTCCCACAGTACATATTATTAAAAATGATAAGAACTATGGGTTTGCAGGCGGCTATAATGAAGGACTGAAATCCATCAGACATGAATATTACTGTCTTCTCAATTCCGACGTAGAAGTTACTGAGAACTGGACAGAACCTGTGTTGGAATTGTTAGAAAACAATCCAGCTATATCCGCAGTACAGCCCAAAATTTTATCTTTTCATAACAGAAGTTATTTCGAATTTGCCGGAGCTGCCGGCGGATTGATTGACAACCTTGGATATCCATATTGCAGGGGAAGGGTTTTCGATGACCTGGAAGAAGATAAAGGCCAGTATAATGACGAAACGGAGATCTTCTGGGCATCAGGATGCTGCTTTTTTATCCGTTCAAAAGATTTTTGGGAGCAGAATGGTTTTGATGCCAGATTTTTTGCTCACCAGGAGGAAATTGATCTTTGCTGGAGGCTTATTAATTCAGGAAAAAAGATTTATTATACAGGAAACTCCAAAGTTTATCATGTAGGCGGTGGAACGCTCAACAAGCAGAGTGCACAGAAGACTTATTTAAATATGAGAAACAATCTTTCTATGCTGCTTAAAAATCTTCCCTTTTCACAGGTAATCTGGGTGATTTTTTTCAGATTATGTTTAGATGGCATTGCCGGAGTGTATTTTGGAATTAAGTATGGCATTTCCCACCTGTGGGCTGTATTGAGAGCTCACTTTGCGTTTTATGGTCACATTCCGGGAACTTGGAAACTTCGTCAAAGCCATCAGAAGAAGGTTTTTTATCAATCAAAATGGCTGATTTTTAAGCATTTTTTAGGTGGCAGATGA
- the apaG gene encoding Co2+/Mg2+ efflux protein ApaG, whose protein sequence is MMFSKMTSNIKVSVIPEYDSKNSYPSENRYVFKYNITIENDGSFPIKVLKRKWLIFDVGFGYTEIIGDGVIGLTPEIGTNENFAYFSNVMLRSGVGNMSGKYLVKNMETQETFEIDIPKFNLLSEVLSN, encoded by the coding sequence ATGATGTTTTCAAAAATGACTTCCAATATCAAAGTTTCAGTAATACCTGAATATGATAGTAAAAACAGTTATCCTTCCGAAAACCGTTACGTTTTTAAATACAATATCACGATAGAAAATGACGGAAGCTTTCCTATCAAAGTATTGAAAAGAAAATGGTTGATTTTTGATGTGGGATTCGGGTACACAGAAATTATAGGCGACGGAGTGATCGGATTGACTCCCGAGATAGGAACCAATGAAAATTTTGCTTATTTTTCCAATGTGATGCTTCGTTCCGGAGTAGGAAATATGAGCGGAAAATACCTGGTTAAAAACATGGAGACACAGGAAACTTTTGAAATTGATATTCCAAAATTCAATCTGTTGTCTGAAGTGTTGAGTAATTAA